The Magnolia sinica isolate HGM2019 chromosome 9, MsV1, whole genome shotgun sequence sequence gttagttcaaaaacaattacacaaaattccacatccacACAAAAGtttaaacactcaatcaaggggaatcttatgctgATCCAGGCTTACACAtgttagggccggatcaatcaaaattatagactaaacaagaatcaaatgagggtaaattcatccacacatacatagaaacaattccccaatccaagggattcaaaattttcaattcggggaaccctaagggcctgtttggccgggcagattggatgggattggatggtattagagtggattgcatggatttcaaggtgatgatagctgcgtcagtggattggtgcaagatctatgggattgctatatcctgggattactatatcgggtctgtttggcatgcccggccaatcccgggattaaaccttccaatccctttcaatccctcgaaccaaacacgtcccaggcaattttgaagggattagggtagattggatgggatttaaaggtaatgatggtgatgtcagtggattgtcttaagatccatgggattgctatatcctaggATTAGGATTCTGTGTTTGTTTGGCACGCttggccaatcctgggatctatcttccaatcccttccaatcccttccaatctacccggccaaacaggccctaaggttgaagaaagggcataaaattgaggatttgagtaatttagggttaggtttaaggattttgggtgaaagaggaatgaaagagaggagagagacgaaccagagaagtgccgcacgtgtggacaacaacaatagcctagacgcacgtgcgtgtgatgcTGGCTGCATGTTTGTGGGGCCCGCTAttcaaaaaaaggccaccttggccccggtcggctagggatggacttcaaaacccccaaatctcaacttCATCCGATACGCAgtttgtgcgtagtgctccgtcgaagtttcagccctcttgcagggccagattctgaaaatctgctgtagagagaaaaatgcCTACAAATATTGATGAATTTGCAGTTGGAATGCTTGTAAGAggggagaaatatggatggaagaaggtgggggcgaatcgggataggtgtggcttcgcaccacggtagttagaggttttcataactcggaaaTGAGCAGGAAAATGCATAAATTTTATTAaccttcaatgagaaaaaagactacaactacaaggggtgcctatttataataaaaccctatacccaaaaactcacgccatgtgcaTAACCTATTACGTGGagacaaagtaataaaaaataacaactaatcaaagcaatctaagctatccatgatattcctaataacagtAATAAGCAAaatccaaagtactagattaattagaatagtggaccacgatcatgagaactccatggtgggattcacatgactatcgagGCCACCCCAATGAACCAAAACAcaatcttctaactaggaggccctccctggacgtcgtcattgatccagatcgatggtggggctctcttcctccttgcgtacgtgcgtaggggggtgtgcgtgtgcacgtgatgtccccatcagattGTCATCAATAAGAAACTTCGGATTGGCGCATCTACAACGCAAAGTCTTATAGATTTCTTTACAAACTTTGTTACGTTAACACGAACTATTGTGACTTCAAAACTCTTTGATTTCAGCTTCTATGTTTGACAGAAGTGCATAGCCATTTGTTTTGTGTAGTAGGGACATGGACGTGTGGTGCACATGGGGAGAGGAAGGGGGAGAGATCTGAAACAGTCGGCGGCAAGAGTTTTTTTGTAGGTTAAATCTAAGCTGCGTTGTTGCTCTTTGTGGGTGCAATCCTAACCATACATTGAGCATCCACAGTCTCAAGTTCCCAAAATGCCTCTAGCTTATTTAAAATGtcttcacatgtccctttgaaaCTGAAGTTAACGATTCCAAAATGATAGAAAATTTCACAATTATTCAATGGCAGGAATCCCATCCTACTGTTTtgggtgttgtggcccacctgaattttagatctgccccatttttgggctagtgtcctaacatgagctgctgCGTCTAATGGGTGGAGCAGATGGTCACACAGACATCTGGTGGGCTCTGCATAGCCTTTCGTTGAACAGTCTGTCTCGCCAATTCCGTCCTCCCACGATCGGGTTGTAATAGAGAAGATATGTATGTTGCAAAACTTTATGTTGAAAACTGGGTAAATGTGACTAAATGGGCAGAAATTGCCCGCTACATAAAGACCATCTTGATTCTTGAAGTTTATATACATCACAGAAGTGAACAGGTAACAATAACTAATAATTGATTACTTCAATGTTATTAGTCAATCTGGAAAGGAGTATCTTACATTTGCTGCCCATATACAGCATTAACCGAATTAGCTCGAGAGATCAGGAAGGTGCACCTGAAGCGTGTAAAACACATGCTTGCGAGATCGATTTCCATGTTGTTCAAATGATTGGAAGTCAAAATTTTATCCACCATCACTGTCCAACAAAATGCTTCCACACGGAGTGGCTTCAATTGCACCTTCCCACCTTTGTAGAACGTGAGAAGAGATACCCCAACAGAAGAAGAGCGGTGAGATGATCCCCAATTCCGAATTCATCTATAAAGACCATTCCGAGGCATGTGAACTTTCTTCAACCTACCTAATTATATATATGATTCTGGACCCAAGGATATGACTAGTAATATCCTAGTGTTTTTAGCTGGTATAACTGGGATGCCTGGTTCAGTTGTCCATGCTACCGTGAATGCTCCATGCCTCAAAACTCGCCAGATTGAGGATCCTAGCATCCCTTCTTTCagcctttttcagttgaatgtggaccattgctgtattttCCTGACCATCTACAGCCAGGCCACCTACTGATGGGTAGGAGTGTCCATATCAACACCCATAAACGAAGACTAGACTTGGACACATCTGATGAAGATGATGGTCCAAGGTATACCTGGCAGAAGTTTTGTTGACTTCGGCTTTGAGGATTTGACTGATCTTGGTGCCTGTAGATACAACAGATTTAATAAGGCCGAATTGTTTGAGAATTTGGGATTGGCATTCAGTTGGTGGGAGGGGTACACCTATTGGGGAATGATAATGATTGTAAGGATGCTTGTCATGGGTTGCAATGGTGGTGGTGAAATTGTGTTCATGCTGTGTGAGTCTGTGGCACGTGAACACAAACACAACAAGGTGAGATTTGGGTTCTCGTAGCCATGTGGATTCCACTGCATGCAAATGTACGAGGACATTAGCATAGATGTAGACACTTAAGGCAATGCAAGAGCCGTCTTTATAAACAAAGCATGCGACATTGTGAAGGACGGCTGGACATCTCTCAGTGATGGAACAGGGCTTCATGGAGCCATTCCATTCTTTTTAactatccatctctctctctctctctctctctcactgctgCACTCGCCTACCCTTACTCCATGAAGTCGTGTTATTATTGTTGTACCTTGTTATGCAGGGTAAGACCACACCAACGACACCTAGTATTGTCGGGATAAAGAGGAAAGCAGCGACAAGCAGTGAACCCAAGGACTGGAGCTGTGCTCTCTGCCAGGTGAGCGCCACCAGCCAGCAAGGTCTCAACGACCACCTTCAAGGGAAGAAGCACAAGGCCAAGGAGGAGGAACTGAGAGCGAGCAAAGCTGGAGGCAGGAACCGAGCTGTCCCTCCTCCCAAAAAGGTCACCAAGCAGCCCAAGCCTGTCAAGAAAGGCGTGGCTACCTGTAATGGGCCAATCCTGAAGCATGTGAAGAAGCAGAAGCCGCAGGCTGTCAATCAGCCGGTGGACCAATCCATGCTGAAAAACCACGTTGGGGTGTTGAAGAAGGGAAGGTTTACGTTCCTTTGTGAGCATTGCCAAATCAAGTGCAACAGCGAGCTCATGATGGTTGCGCATCTAGGCGGAAAGAAGCACATTGCCCGGATGCAGGAGCTGGAGGCTGATGGCAGGGGGCCCACCCCGGCCAAAATGGCCCCTTCCAAGGGTCCTGGGAAAGCAGATGTGGGGACTGCCGAAGGGGGGAAGAAGGAAATGAAGATTGAGGGGGAATTAGTTGGGGTGGTAAAGGAGGAGCAGGGTGGTGAACGAAGGCCAGGGGTGGAAACATCAGCGGCATTGTTCTACGAGGCAGAAGTGGCGGAGGCACTTACTGATGATGAAGAGCAGGCGATGGAAGAACAAATTGACGAAGAAGCTGAAGCAATTGGCAGGCCCGGTGAGGAAGTGGCCTCATCTTGCCGGGCTGAGGTAAAGGAGCAGCAGGACTGAGGGGGCTAGGTTGGGGCATGTAGGCTTGAGTCGAGAACCGCCGGGTTAGAGGTGTTGTGTGGCGGTTGGGGTTTTTGGACGTGTAAAATGCATGGCAGAGGGATGGGACTGTTTATGGTGTTTGTGTAGATTGTTAATGAGATGGAACTCCATTTATATCAGCCCCCCTTGGTTTTctttcacctttaaaaaaaaaaaaaaatttctctgcCCAAAACTGCAGCTTGAGGTATGCAGGATGCTCGACGCCggtgttttcagtttgtacagttGTTCTAAGTGTTTTGGTTGCTGATGACAAGATAGACGGTTGAGGAAGAAAATTATACATGCAACCAGGTTCAGTGCCAGGTATTTCTAATGCATGGCCATCCAATGTGGGGGCCAATCAAAGCCCCCCTTGTACCGACTGAAAATCCAAATGGATCCTTGTATGATGCCTCTTCCGGATTTGGTGGCTGATATCTGTGGTGGGACTGGATTGTGCTTGGAGATGTCTCTGGGGTTTCTCCTTTAAAGGCTATTTGGTAGTTACAAGAGTTTAGTCACTAGCTTTTATTCATGGTTTGTCTTTTACTTTTGCACATAatgttattcttctttaaataggATTGTGACTTGGTTTCCATTTAACTTAAACTTGATTGACATAATCTTAGTTTTGATCAGGTTGGGTTGTTAAGGTTAACTAGGTTGGAAAACATCAACCATCTTATTTTATCTtgatcaggttgggttgggttgggtttgggttttggttatccAGGTTAACCAGGTTGGAAAACACAAACCTAATTTgagatgggttgggtttgggttgagcaaatttggaTCAGGTTGGGAATAAAGTATTTGGTTttagttgggtcaggttgagtaTAGAGGtttttgggttgggtcaggtcgggTTGTGGATTGGGTTGAACCTCAAAACCAACCAAAGCTAATGAGTTGCAGCCATAGCTTTTTAAAGTGTTTGTTATTCCTGAAAACAAGTTGAGACCCATGTCCTTGTTATGGTATACACTGGATTACTCTCTTGGCTTAATGCTACGGTGCCCACAAATGTGTCATATTCAACCATCAAGTGCCTTTTGGGAGCTTACATTTACCATATATGCTAATTTACAAATACAACTGATGTGCCCACGTGCCATCATAGAACATCCCTGCCTAGACAAACAGTCCttgcagggctctgtggggcctattgtgatgtaagagttttatctacaccgttcatccatttttccaaatcatcttAGATATGAAGCAAATTCAAGGCTCAATTGGACCGAGCCATTGGAAGCAccagcttcctagggcccaccatgatgtatatttgtcatctctctagttgaagggaaatcacaaatatctgcttgatccaaaacgtttgtggcccccaagaagttttcaatggtatatgtacAATCCTAACTATTTCTTGtgttgcggtccacttgagctttggatattcttcaattttgggctcatgccctgaagtgaactgtaaaaatggatggactgtgtggataaaattcatatatcATAGTGCTCTACAAAGTCCATGCTTGGACTAAGTTGGTCCAGGCAAGGGTTGGATTCATCGAGTGCTTGCCACTGTACATTTTCAAGCACTTGCCAACTTTTTAATATACGCATGTAGACCAGAGCAAATATGTTATAGTTTGGGACTTTTAACTCTTGTTGCTATCAAATGTGATATGGTGTTTGGGCGGAGCCAGGCTTAGGCCAATGACACTAGCCTGACTATTGACATGGTTCAATCATCAAGTAAGCCACAGACACTTGGGAGCGATTCTCATTCCACATGCTTTTAAAGACACACACATGGGATCCTGACCCAAACTGTTCCATTTACATGATGGGACTCACCATAGAAGAGGATAATCAAAATGAATTTCAGACTGGACTTATTGTGAACCTTTTATCCTTTGATTTTCTTACCTTTTCAGCCGATGATGGCCGAGTCTGAAGGTCCAATAAATTCTTCGTTGTAGATGATACTCTCAAGTCAAAATCAGCCGTTGGTTATGGCGGCAGCCTCACAGACACTTTTATCATTTGGTGAGGGTCCCACCTTGGATTGGGTATGCGGCAATTGTTACTGGAAtgaagatcctaacctttgatctttGGCGTCCTGTCTAGTTTAGTTTATTTGTACTGTTGTATTTGTTTTCTTAACCGCTAGGATCTTCCGATATGATGGTAAGGTCATCTGATCAGATCTCTTGGTCAGGAAACATGAGCTCCATGTAAAAGGACTGGGTTCTTAAGTAAGCTGTTCCTTAACGGGTGGGCCTCTTATATCTGATCCTTGTCGAGGTTGGTCTCTGTCTGGCTTGATCGTTTTATCATTCCATCCGAACCATTAAAATTTGTGACTTGGAAAATGGACTGGATTGAATTAACACGGTTGACCATAGAGAGTAAGTTGACTTGATAGACGGTCCAATTTAAAGATTGGACTGTCCACATTTTCAAAAACAATTAATTTCATTGTAGGGCAATGGATGTGTATTAATGTACAACTAAGCCTTTTAAAAACAAAGTACTATTATCTTTGATCAGACCGTAGGCATGTGTGGGCCTCATCCAAGCAAGGCATATCAGTAAGGACTTAGATTGTACGGTGACCCTGACACCACCGAGGATTTCATTGGGACACATGCCGCTCAGTGGTTGGGCCCGGTTGAGTACGATCTCTacctaacaactttcaaacatgttttgcaTGGGCCCTATTCTGATGTAGCACATGGCTTAATCAAGTCCCGCCATATCAGGTCACTATGGACGTTCGAGGTGGAAGTGTCGGTACTGGATCTGTCAACATTTTGAGCTTGATCTGGCCGTCGGTCTAACGAAGGCCAGAGCCCCACCCGGCACATGGTGGGTCGAAATAAATAGGCCTGAGCCAATGTGTAATAAAATTATACACGTCCAATCTGCAGCCCTAGCATGGACACCCAGTCTTGTGCacgatctggactgttcattaagtgtggcccaccatgctgATATTCGCAAATGTGCTTGAAACACTAAATGAACTGTGCCTGGCTGAACGGGTCTTACTCATACTCCGATGACGGCCCAATTTTAGGTATTTCAATCCATGCCCAGCCTAAAGTGGGCCAGACCCAAAAGCCAGATGGGCCATCCAatcccattgatagccctaatcCGTACCTttaacatgtgtgtgtgtgtgtgtgtgtgtgttttttttttttcttttaaaaaattaatcatcTATAGACAGACTCATTTGGTGGTCAGCCATCAACGTGACCTTTATTTATCATGGCCCACCTAGTAAAATACATGTAGGCCTATGATCAAGAAATTTAGAAAAGCTCCAAAGCAAGTAATTGGGGCCGTACAACTAAAATATAGGTACTTAGGGTCCCACTGACTTTTATTCTGAGAAACGTGCAGCAATTGGTGGAGAAAAGATTAAAGAGGCCATTCACAGCACACGTCAATTATGAGATCTGAATCAttaatcaggtggggcccaccgtcaccATTTCCGGGTCCCAAAAAAGGGTGGCGGTTTGGGTGGAgaggtcggtggatccctaactatACATCCACACCGGCCATattttttgaaagctcattttatggcatgatcccaaaaatgaagcagatccaaatttgagGTGGACCATACGACAGCAAAAAGTAGTatttgaatccacaccattaaaaacctcatgttggccactggaatgtttgtttgccatccaataataaggtcacaaatactagGACGAAGACACCACACAAAATCAGCTTTAttaaaaacttgtggcccacagtGGATGGTATTTCTggactacagaagttttggatcaaactgatatttgtgttttcccttcatccatgtctatgtgacctacTCAACAAGttgtatggtaaataaacattacagtgggccttaggaagtttttaacggtgggcgttcaatcaacactgtttcctgtcatgtggtccacctgagatttggatctgctttatctttttttggctcatttcctaaaatgggTTGGCAAaagtgatggacggcgtggataggacacatacatcatggtggtgcccatggagcttttccagcacctaCTTGGTATTGGCTGGTGGCTACCCAATCCGAGTCCGATtattgggccaccgtgatgtacgacttctatccacaccgtccattcattttttcatatcattctagaatgctggaccaaaaataaagaagatcccagtctcaagtggaccacaccaaaggaatcaGCGTTCCTaaggacacccaccgttgaaaccttcttagggtccaccgtttctttattttccatccaaccggttgatatggtcatatacaactggatgaagtgaaaaaacaaatatcatattgatccaaaacttgtggtccctaagaatatttcaatggtagtaATTTAATCCCGTGTGGTCCTtttgagccttggatttaccTAGGTGAGGCTTCTGTGATGTTTTTgattaatccactccgtccatccgtttttcctggtCATTTTAGGACCCTAGACCAAAAATagacagatccaagactcaagtgggtcatacaggaggaaacagtggagattgagcgatcgccattgaaacattcatacgaCCACAgaacttttttttgttttttggtttatAAGTTCATCCCAACCttacaaatgatttgaatggcatataaatatcaaggtgaacgcaggaaggtttcaacggtagaaatttccttTCCCACTTTTCCCTCTGttgtgagttttggatctcctcatttttggtctcgtgtcCTAGAATCAGGaggcaaagtggatggacggagtggattgattAAAAAACATAACGGTGGTCCCCACCTAGCTTCACAGTGCATGAACTTACTGTGAAATCCTTTCCAAGGAAATCCACGTTCGCCCACGTTTATCTCGTGACCGTCGTTATGCGATGTACGTACGGTTTGAATGATTCAATGCACCTACTTTCATTGGACTTTTCTAACAGCCACACGTTTTCTAATCGGTGTTGAATCTTGATCCATACACCGACATGGACTCCGTCAACAGTAATCTTCCCTAAGGGCGTAAATCCCAACGTAAATTCaaattgggttttcaaatttaagccgagcattttccttatttttagctgttttgatttttatatttaaaaaaatgatgcaaTGCTCTCACAGCAATGTATGTTACAGTGATCCTAGTTGCATTGATTCACTTGGACACTAATCggtctatccaagccattcattaggtCGTCCATATTTGTGACTAAATATTAGACGGTTAAGATTTTCATATCAGCGTAATTTTATATGGTGGTCAATAAATTATGTTAgggacctaatgaacggttcaTTTCGATTGATTAGGCTGTCTAAGTGTCCAATGCAGCTAGGAGCACcataatttataatcattggaCAGCATTGGATCATCTCTCTTCATAAATTTTGGCTTATAAATATTtagatattttaatttaattattaaatataattCAGGTCTAGGAAAGACCCGGTTGAGTCTTCGAGTAGACCCGACCAAGCTGCACAATGTTTGCTCTATGGACCGTTTATAAACTGATATGATGATCGTAACCATTGGATCTTTGTCTTACCAATAAGGCAAAAGTCTTCTGTTTGGAGGGTTGGGattgtccatcaatgtgatcCTTTGGTGCAGTGTTTATctgatgaacggtatagatcttGTAAATGAGTGCTGCCTAGGGTTTCTCTGACATTGAACATGAGTTCGTATTAGTAAGGGTACAGATCGTTTCCACAAGAATCGTTATTATGCAAGATATAACTTAAAACAGTCCTTACTAATTGAGAATTTGACTTTTGACTCAACAAATTTGAGGTTCAAATTTCATAGTTATTTTAAAAGTATTACAAATAATATAGTTGCTGGGCCTATTTGAatatctgcatttatatggtttaaaagGTGTAAACACATTTCAATGCTGAAGGTATAATGTGATTATAAATAAAGTCTTTACAGTTAAAAAGATAGTTATATAAAATAGAACACAATGGTTGATACATAATTGTGATGAGTGAGGTTTACGATAGTGTGTATATGATAGATTtaacgtctttttttttttttacacatgcatacacaccaccacacactcatactatagtgggatttcaccacttatggatactcgaacccttgatcaagtgttgaaactcctgagagtctaccactggagcaagagtaagaatcctacGGCACATTTAACCTATTATGTTGGAATTGTGGGCCATGTATGGCACAATTCCGTCAGATAATGTAATGATCGGTTTGAATCGATCGCATGACCATTAAGATAGGACCCTTGTAATTAATGGGCGTACACTGTTTTTATGGGCATGAAGTACTTTAGACAACTCTGATAGAGTTGTATCAAAGAATGACTTCTCTCCTAGGATATATGGGATTGAGGGGTTGTGCGCTAATGGAAGAGTTCTACGATGAGTGGATTCTTCACACAACCAGTCTACTTATTCAAAGTACATTCGATTCCAAATTCTATACACGATTACATGCACATTATTTTCTCCATTGGAGAGCGTACAAC is a genomic window containing:
- the LOC131256939 gene encoding uncharacterized protein LOC131256939, with the translated sequence MEFKFRAGENPPPSHFPPPSDGYFTAQALRAGYISSDLHLRRQEPLLLPHPMIPAREALRRELEKERIREEIIAREILRKRELEEEVRRELAMEREIELRRQADRFSLASASTHSERRAVGPALHHERFPGPSRREVGVVERILPVEREIRPLIPEVGKGQVVFLGKTTPTTPSIVGIKRKAATSSEPKDWSCALCQVSATSQQGLNDHLQGKKHKAKEEELRASKAGGRNRAVPPPKKVTKQPKPVKKGVATCNGPILKHVKKQKPQAVNQPVDQSMLKNHVGVLKKGRFTFLCEHCQIKCNSELMMVAHLGGKKHIARMQELEADGRGPTPAKMAPSKGPGKADVGTAEGGKKEMKIEGELVGVVKEEQGGERRPGVETSAALFYEAEVAEALTDDEEQAMEEQIDEEAEAIGRPGEEVASSCRAEVKEQQD